Proteins from a genomic interval of Kaistia defluvii:
- a CDS encoding DUF3253 domain-containing protein, whose amino-acid sequence MKVSHEQIETVLVGLLSSLPAGKSLDPTEVARALAGNDEKVWRLMMVPIRAVAIRLADDGRASILRKGKPVDPHDFKGVYRIGAAVPAADAGEPAAAS is encoded by the coding sequence ATGAAAGTTAGCCACGAGCAGATCGAGACCGTCCTGGTCGGCCTGCTCTCCTCCCTGCCCGCCGGCAAGAGCCTCGATCCGACCGAGGTCGCGCGTGCGCTGGCCGGCAATGACGAGAAGGTCTGGCGCCTGATGATGGTGCCGATCCGCGCCGTCGCGATTCGTCTCGCCGATGATGGCCGCGCCTCGATCCTGCGCAAGGGCAAGCCGGTCGATCCACATGATTTCAAGGGCGTCTACCGCATCGGCGCGGCTGTCCCCGCCGCTGACGCCGGCGAACCGGCCGCCGCCAGCTAG
- a CDS encoding YdcF family protein → MFFYAAKLVWFFLQPSAALILAQAAGVLAIGFGAVRVGAGLVLLAAIGLLIAGFSPLGAALMLPLEDRFTRVEPDGPVTGILVLGGGIDQRIGEERQAVTLTEAGDRLTEGVALALRYPEARLVFTGGSDQFVPDGPSEGEAAQRFFRAMGIPDSRITIEDQSRDTAENARLSKALLDPKPGERWLLVTSAFHMPRSMGCFRAVGWDVLPWPTDFRTSGSGDLTRFVSQPSVGLQRVDVATKEWIGLVAYWLSGRTNALFPKP, encoded by the coding sequence ATGTTTTTCTACGCTGCCAAGCTGGTCTGGTTCTTCCTCCAGCCTTCCGCCGCCCTGATCCTTGCCCAGGCTGCCGGCGTGCTCGCCATCGGCTTCGGCGCGGTGCGGGTCGGTGCCGGTCTCGTTCTGCTCGCCGCGATTGGGCTCCTGATCGCCGGGTTTTCGCCGCTCGGCGCGGCACTGATGCTGCCGCTGGAGGATCGATTCACGCGGGTCGAGCCGGATGGGCCTGTGACAGGCATCCTGGTGCTGGGCGGCGGCATCGACCAGCGGATCGGGGAGGAACGTCAGGCGGTGACGCTGACCGAGGCGGGGGACCGCTTGACCGAAGGTGTGGCCTTGGCACTGCGCTATCCGGAAGCTCGGCTGGTCTTCACCGGTGGCTCGGACCAGTTCGTGCCGGACGGTCCGTCCGAAGGCGAGGCGGCGCAGCGCTTCTTCCGCGCCATGGGCATTCCCGACAGCCGCATCACGATCGAGGACCAAAGCCGCGACACGGCCGAGAATGCGCGCCTCAGCAAGGCGCTGCTGGACCCGAAGCCCGGCGAGCGCTGGCTGCTCGTCACGTCAGCCTTCCATATGCCGCGCTCGATGGGATGCTTCCGGGCGGTCGGCTGGGACGTGCTGCCCTGGCCGACGGATTTCCGCACCAGCGGATCCGGCGATCTCACGCGCTTCGTGTCGCAGCCCTCGGTCGGGTTGCAGCGCGTCGATGTCGCTACCAAGGAGTGGATCGGCCTCGTTGCCTACTGGCTCTCGGGCCGGACCAACGCCCTGTTCCCCAAGCCCTAG
- a CDS encoding aldo/keto reductase, translating to MQTVEAHGAILPVIGLGTWKLSGETASMAVASALEAGYRHIDTAIGYGNEAEVGEGLRRSGVARDEVFITSKIPPEQLGADDMMRAAEASLRRLRIDQLDLVLIHWPSRALSAAETIRSLNRVKQRGLARHIGVSNYTIRLLDETWAATEEPIVVNQCEHHPYLDQSKLRAATLAHGTAFVAYCPLGQADALDEPVIKDIAGRFGRTPAQIVLRWQIQKGCVAIPKSAHPARIKQNLDVEGFELPEADMAAIDALATEDSRICNSAFSPDWD from the coding sequence ATGCAAACGGTTGAGGCGCATGGCGCCATCTTGCCGGTGATCGGCCTTGGAACCTGGAAGCTCTCGGGAGAAACCGCGAGCATGGCCGTCGCTTCGGCGTTGGAGGCGGGATATCGCCATATCGATACCGCCATCGGCTATGGCAACGAAGCCGAGGTGGGTGAGGGGCTGCGCCGCTCCGGCGTCGCTCGCGACGAGGTCTTCATCACCTCGAAGATCCCGCCGGAGCAACTGGGCGCCGACGACATGATGCGGGCGGCCGAGGCTTCGCTGCGCCGGCTGCGCATCGACCAGCTCGACCTCGTGCTGATCCATTGGCCGAGCCGGGCGCTCTCGGCGGCGGAGACGATCCGTTCCCTGAACCGCGTCAAGCAGCGCGGCCTGGCGCGCCATATCGGCGTTTCCAACTACACCATCCGCCTGCTCGACGAGACCTGGGCCGCGACCGAGGAGCCGATCGTCGTCAACCAGTGCGAACATCACCCCTATCTCGACCAGTCGAAGCTGCGCGCCGCGACGCTGGCGCACGGCACCGCCTTCGTCGCCTATTGCCCGCTCGGCCAGGCCGATGCGCTGGACGAGCCGGTGATCAAGGATATCGCCGGCCGCTTCGGCCGCACCCCGGCGCAGATCGTGCTGCGCTGGCAGATCCAGAAGGGCTGCGTCGCCATCCCGAAAAGCGCGCACCCCGCGCGCATCAAGCAGAACCTCGACGTGGAAGGCTTCGAATTGCCGGAGGCCGACATGGCGGCCATAGACGCGCTCGCGACCGAGGATTCCCGTATCTGCAATTCGGCGTTCTCGCCCGATTGGGATTGA
- a CDS encoding GGDEF domain-containing protein: MTLDVSTLLVVLAVMSQMAALSLVTNWFQRWPDRHVVMWALALQVGAASCVLLLLRGQIPDFLSIGIANAGTLAALGITWNGARAFNGRSTRWWPVVAFPAIWMIAMEVPAIGDSLAHRIALGSLLSLILSLMLAWEIWAKGKDHLVWRMPFACVPALHAVFLVFRFIAALTLDLPPDLLDGGPFIGLGILEPILVMFAATIIGLRLSDERLKNILKRAALTDGLTGLLNHGAFMDLARERVERARDQNELITLLLFDLDRFKQLNDRYGHAAGDEALKFFSTIVQRCVSEADFVGRVGGEEFAALLIGCGAERGRQVAERIRAEFAGDPIRHAGHRITVTVSVGVMTVCGQRADFESLMVAADEALYAAKRGGRDLVFQAAS, from the coding sequence ATGACCCTGGATGTTTCAACGCTGCTGGTCGTGCTGGCGGTCATGAGCCAGATGGCTGCGCTGTCGCTGGTCACCAACTGGTTCCAGCGCTGGCCTGACCGTCATGTGGTGATGTGGGCGCTCGCGCTGCAGGTCGGCGCTGCCAGTTGCGTCCTTTTGCTGCTGCGTGGGCAGATCCCGGACTTCCTGTCCATCGGCATCGCCAACGCCGGTACACTGGCCGCCCTCGGCATCACCTGGAATGGCGCGCGCGCCTTCAATGGGCGGTCGACGCGCTGGTGGCCGGTTGTGGCCTTCCCGGCGATCTGGATGATCGCCATGGAAGTGCCGGCAATCGGCGACTCTCTCGCGCATCGCATTGCGCTCGGCTCGCTACTGAGCTTGATCTTGTCGCTGATGCTCGCTTGGGAAATCTGGGCTAAGGGCAAGGATCATCTGGTCTGGCGGATGCCGTTTGCCTGCGTCCCCGCCCTGCACGCCGTCTTCCTTGTATTTCGCTTCATCGCGGCGCTCACCCTCGACCTGCCGCCGGATCTCCTGGATGGGGGGCCGTTCATCGGCCTCGGCATATTGGAGCCGATCCTCGTCATGTTCGCGGCGACGATCATCGGCCTCCGCCTATCCGACGAGCGGCTCAAGAACATCCTCAAGCGGGCGGCGCTGACCGACGGTCTGACCGGGCTGCTGAACCACGGCGCGTTCATGGATCTGGCCCGCGAGCGCGTCGAGCGCGCCCGTGACCAGAACGAGCTGATCACCCTGCTGCTGTTCGACCTCGACCGGTTCAAGCAGCTGAACGACCGCTACGGCCATGCGGCCGGCGACGAAGCGCTAAAGTTCTTCTCGACGATCGTCCAGCGCTGCGTCAGCGAGGCGGATTTCGTCGGGCGAGTGGGCGGCGAGGAATTCGCGGCCCTGCTGATCGGCTGTGGTGCCGAGCGTGGCCGGCAGGTGGCGGAGCGCATTCGCGCCGAGTTCGCCGGCGATCCGATCCGTCATGCCGGGCACAGGATCACCGTCACGGTCAGCGTCGGCGTCATGACGGTCTGCGGCCAGAGGGCCGATTTCGAAAGCCTGATGGTCGCCGCCGACGAAGCGCTCTACGCCGCCAAGCGCGGTGGCCGGGACCTGGTGTTCCAGGCGGCAAGCTGA
- a CDS encoding DegT/DnrJ/EryC1/StrS family aminotransferase, whose product MAASSQPTVTVASDRIGFFDLQRQQRRIHDDVRKRMDAVLTHGQFILGPEVSELEAKLATFAGVPHAIAVSSGRDALMIGLMALGIGPGDAVFVPAFTFAATAGAVCSVNATPIFVDVDSSTCNMDPADLERAIDEVVAEGKLKPRVVMPVDLYGLPADYEAIGKIAAKHDMTVFSDAAQSFGGRSGNSRVGGMAPISATSFYPTKPLGCYGDGGAILTDNDEIADAVRTLRSHGRQGTGDVAVRNGITGRLDTLQAAVLLSKLTIFEDELERRDQVAKRYDAALTGKVGVQKRPSGYFSANAIYTITVDDRDALKAALDAQSIGNAFFYRLALHQHPAFAEAPKRPLPVSEKLASTVISLPMHPDLTDAEVDRVIAAVLATVG is encoded by the coding sequence ATGGCCGCTTCCTCCCAACCGACCGTCACGGTCGCTTCCGACCGCATCGGCTTCTTCGATCTGCAGCGCCAGCAGCGCCGGATCCATGACGATGTCCGCAAGCGCATGGACGCGGTGCTGACGCATGGCCAGTTCATCCTCGGGCCGGAAGTCTCCGAACTCGAAGCCAAGCTTGCCACCTTCGCCGGCGTTCCGCATGCGATCGCCGTTTCGAGCGGTCGCGATGCGCTGATGATCGGCCTGATGGCGCTTGGCATCGGACCCGGCGACGCCGTGTTCGTCCCGGCCTTCACCTTTGCCGCCACCGCCGGCGCGGTCTGCTCGGTCAATGCGACGCCGATCTTCGTCGATGTCGATTCGTCGACCTGCAACATGGACCCGGCCGATCTCGAGCGCGCGATCGACGAAGTCGTGGCCGAGGGCAAGCTGAAGCCGCGCGTCGTCATGCCGGTCGATCTCTACGGTTTGCCGGCGGATTATGAGGCGATCGGCAAGATTGCTGCCAAGCACGACATGACGGTGTTCTCCGACGCGGCGCAGAGCTTCGGCGGCCGCTCCGGCAACAGCCGCGTTGGCGGCATGGCGCCGATCTCGGCGACCAGTTTCTATCCGACCAAGCCGCTCGGCTGCTATGGCGATGGCGGCGCGATCCTGACCGACAATGACGAGATCGCCGATGCCGTGCGCACGCTGCGCTCGCATGGCCGCCAGGGCACCGGCGACGTCGCCGTGCGCAACGGCATCACCGGCCGCCTCGACACGCTCCAGGCGGCTGTCCTGCTCTCCAAGCTCACCATCTTCGAGGATGAGCTGGAGCGCCGCGACCAGGTCGCGAAGCGCTATGACGCCGCGCTGACCGGCAAGGTCGGAGTGCAGAAGCGACCGTCCGGCTATTTCAGCGCCAACGCGATCTACACGATCACCGTGGACGACCGCGACGCGCTGAAGGCGGCGCTGGACGCGCAGAGCATCGGCAATGCCTTCTTCTACCGTCTTGCGCTGCACCAGCACCCGGCCTTCGCCGAGGCGCCGAAGCGGCCGCTGCCGGTGTCCGAGAAGCTTGCTTCGACCGTCATCAGCCTGCCGATGCATCCGGACCTGACCGACGCCGAAGTCGATCGCGTCATCGCCGCCGTGTTGGCAACGGTAGGCTAA
- a CDS encoding Gfo/Idh/MocA family oxidoreductase, whose amino-acid sequence MTTSEIRTGVIGLGYFGSFHARQHAANPKGRLVAVVDADRARAEAVAAQYGTTPLFDPRDLIGKVDAVSITVPTSLHHAVAADFIDAGVHVLIEKPICDTPEAARDLIARAEAKGVVLQIGHIERFSPVFGLLRDKVKAPITVECTRIGPWKGRAIDVDVVLDLMIHDIDLVLALVGSKVVAVEAMGSPVLAPTNDFALAQLRFANGAVAHITASRIADRSERTIKVVETDRYWVADLAARTVTSFERGHAVLSQDEIAVPPSDNLALEIDSFLDAAAGLGRPLVDGKAGLEALIVADMIIQRIGQTSRSGATVPIGDQH is encoded by the coding sequence TTGACGACGAGCGAAATCAGGACCGGAGTCATCGGGCTCGGATATTTCGGTTCCTTCCACGCGCGGCAGCATGCCGCCAATCCAAAGGGCCGGCTTGTGGCCGTGGTGGACGCGGATCGCGCCCGCGCCGAAGCCGTCGCCGCCCAATATGGCACGACGCCGCTGTTCGACCCGCGCGACCTGATCGGCAAGGTCGATGCCGTGTCGATCACCGTTCCGACCTCGCTCCATCATGCGGTAGCTGCCGATTTCATCGACGCCGGCGTGCATGTCCTGATCGAGAAGCCGATCTGCGATACGCCCGAGGCGGCGCGCGACCTGATCGCCCGCGCCGAGGCCAAGGGCGTTGTCCTGCAGATCGGCCACATCGAACGCTTTTCGCCCGTCTTCGGCCTGTTGCGCGACAAGGTGAAGGCGCCGATCACCGTCGAATGCACGCGCATCGGACCCTGGAAGGGCAGGGCCATCGATGTCGACGTCGTGCTCGACCTGATGATCCACGACATCGACCTAGTCCTGGCGCTGGTCGGCTCGAAGGTCGTCGCCGTCGAGGCGATGGGATCTCCCGTGCTGGCGCCGACCAATGATTTCGCGCTCGCGCAGCTTCGTTTCGCCAATGGCGCGGTGGCGCATATCACGGCCAGCCGGATCGCCGATCGGTCAGAGCGCACCATCAAGGTCGTCGAGACCGATCGTTATTGGGTGGCCGATCTCGCCGCCCGCACCGTCACCTCTTTCGAGCGCGGCCATGCCGTTCTTTCGCAGGACGAGATCGCCGTGCCGCCGAGCGACAATCTGGCGCTCGAAATCGATTCGTTCCTCGACGCGGCCGCCGGGCTCGGCCGGCCGCTCGTCGATGGCAAGGCAGGGCTCGAGGCCCTGATCGTTGCCGACATGATCATTCAGCGTATCGGACAGACGTCGCGATCTGGCGCGACCGTCCCTATTGGAGACCAGCACTGA
- a CDS encoding alpha/beta hydrolase translates to MPHRMTAVLCRAFLCGAGMIGAAQAQGIVERHLMAPSPSLGRPIPYSLYKPATEPKAGTRWPVLYLLHGGGGGDLDWLDYGKIAHTLDDEIAAGKLPPLVVVMPDGGGESWFVDNTDPDGAGRVETALTTDLVEAIDTTLPTAACRAGRAVGGLSMGGYGAALFALDHPDRFVAAISLSGAIAQPIDPNDAVRIKKGDEYYDGAFGKPFDVHRYNADNVFPRITKDAGLAEKPSFWITAGDRDGLGIITGSADLHVALRRAGYKTTLRIGAGQHDWINWSQSIVPALDWLAPQLRDTCPPLQSTAGLGLAEPEPERGEAQE, encoded by the coding sequence ATGCCCCATCGAATGACCGCCGTCCTCTGCCGCGCCTTTCTGTGCGGCGCGGGGATGATCGGCGCTGCCCAGGCGCAGGGAATCGTCGAGCGCCACCTGATGGCGCCCAGCCCTTCGCTGGGCCGCCCCATTCCATATTCCCTCTACAAGCCGGCGACCGAGCCAAAGGCCGGCACGCGCTGGCCGGTGCTCTACCTGTTGCATGGCGGCGGCGGCGGCGACCTGGACTGGCTCGACTACGGCAAGATCGCGCACACGCTGGACGACGAGATCGCCGCGGGCAAACTGCCGCCGCTCGTCGTGGTCATGCCCGATGGCGGCGGCGAGAGCTGGTTCGTCGACAACACCGACCCCGACGGGGCCGGAAGGGTCGAAACGGCGCTGACGACGGATCTCGTCGAGGCGATCGACACGACGCTGCCGACGGCCGCCTGCCGGGCTGGACGCGCCGTGGGCGGGCTTTCCATGGGCGGATATGGCGCAGCCCTGTTCGCGCTCGACCATCCCGACCGCTTCGTCGCCGCGATCAGCCTGTCCGGCGCCATCGCGCAGCCAATCGATCCGAACGACGCCGTCCGCATCAAGAAGGGCGACGAATATTATGACGGCGCCTTCGGCAAGCCGTTCGATGTCCACCGCTACAACGCGGACAATGTGTTTCCGCGCATCACCAAGGACGCGGGCCTGGCCGAAAAGCCCAGCTTCTGGATCACGGCCGGCGACCGCGACGGGCTCGGCATCATCACCGGATCCGCGGACCTGCACGTCGCCCTGCGCCGCGCGGGCTACAAGACGACGCTGCGCATCGGGGCCGGTCAGCATGACTGGATCAACTGGTCGCAATCAATCGTCCCGGCCTTGGACTGGCTGGCGCCGCAGCTTCGCGATACCTGCCCGCCCCTGCAGTCGACGGCCGGCCTCGGCCTAGCTGAGCCCGAACCAGAGCGCGGCGAAGCCCAGGAATGA
- the mgtE gene encoding magnesium transporter → MSEELTIDRREDRQTQGLPPLRDENDNVSTPFLEALGEAIETGNQERARALTEDLHESDVGAILEALEPDQRPALIQLLGEFFDFTALTELDETVRVEILEELPSETVAEGMRDLDSDDAVYILEDLDKADQDEILAQIPSVERLALKRGLDYPEESAGRRMQTEFIAVPPFWTVGQTIDYMREAEDLPEEFHEVFVIDPGYHLLGTVSLNRLLRTKRPVKIAELVSEAHHLIRATEDQEEAARMFQRYNLISAAVVDESDRLVGLLTIDDIVDVIQEEADEDIKRLGGVGDEEVSDKVWSIAKSRFPWLFFNLITAVMASFVIGLFEHQLQKMVALAVLMPIVASQGGNAGTQTMTVAVRAIAMRELGPHNVLRVIGRELLVGIFNGFLFAAIVGTMAVYRFGILDLGFVIAAAMVINLIAAALGGILIPLTLNRFKIDPAIASSSFVTTITDIVGFFSFLGFAALWFGLS, encoded by the coding sequence ATGTCGGAAGAGCTGACGATCGACAGGCGCGAAGATCGCCAGACGCAGGGCTTGCCGCCGCTTCGCGACGAGAACGACAACGTCTCCACGCCGTTCCTGGAAGCACTCGGTGAGGCGATCGAGACGGGGAACCAGGAACGCGCCCGCGCGCTGACCGAAGATCTCCATGAATCGGATGTGGGCGCGATCCTCGAGGCGCTCGAGCCCGACCAGCGCCCCGCGTTGATCCAGCTGCTGGGCGAATTCTTCGATTTCACCGCGCTCACCGAACTTGACGAGACGGTGCGCGTCGAGATCCTGGAGGAGTTGCCGTCCGAGACCGTCGCCGAAGGCATGCGCGATCTCGATTCCGACGACGCGGTCTATATTCTCGAAGATCTCGACAAAGCCGACCAGGACGAGATTCTTGCCCAGATTCCGTCCGTCGAGCGCCTGGCGCTGAAGCGCGGCCTCGACTATCCGGAAGAGAGCGCCGGCCGGCGCATGCAGACCGAGTTCATCGCCGTGCCGCCCTTCTGGACGGTGGGGCAGACGATCGACTACATGCGCGAAGCCGAGGACCTGCCGGAAGAGTTCCACGAAGTCTTCGTCATCGATCCCGGCTATCACCTGCTCGGCACGGTATCGCTCAACCGCCTGCTGCGGACCAAGCGGCCGGTCAAGATCGCCGAACTGGTCAGCGAGGCGCATCACCTGATCCGCGCCACCGAGGACCAGGAAGAAGCAGCGCGGATGTTCCAGCGCTACAACCTGATCTCGGCCGCCGTCGTCGACGAATCGGACCGGTTGGTCGGTCTCTTGACCATCGACGACATCGTCGACGTCATCCAGGAAGAAGCCGACGAGGACATCAAGCGCCTCGGCGGCGTCGGCGACGAAGAAGTCTCCGACAAGGTCTGGTCGATCGCCAAGAGCCGCTTCCCGTGGCTTTTCTTCAATCTCATCACGGCCGTGATGGCGTCCTTCGTCATCGGATTGTTCGAGCATCAGCTGCAGAAGATGGTGGCGCTGGCTGTTCTGATGCCGATCGTCGCCAGCCAGGGCGGCAATGCCGGCACGCAGACCATGACGGTGGCGGTTCGCGCCATCGCGATGCGCGAACTCGGTCCGCACAACGTCCTGCGCGTCATCGGCCGCGAGCTGCTGGTCGGCATCTTCAACGGTTTCCTGTTCGCCGCCATCGTCGGCACGATGGCGGTCTATCGCTTCGGCATATTGGACCTGGGATTCGTCATCGCGGCGGCGATGGTGATCAACCTGATCGCCGCCGCGCTTGGCGGCATCCTGATCCCCCTGACGCTGAACCGCTTCAAGATCGACCCGGCGATCGCGTCGAGTTCGTTCGTAACCACCATCACCGATATTGTCGGCTTCTTCTCATTCCTGGGCTTCGCCGCGCTCTGGTTCGGGCTCAGCTAG
- the lipB gene encoding lipoyl(octanoyl) transferase LipB, with product MTLRDDLTASLLPRDGSPPVEWVIEEAPVDYRDAVAEMEARVAAIAAGTARERIWLVEHPPLYTAGTSAHDEDLIAPDRFPVFQTGRGGQYTYHGPGQRVAYVMLDLNRRRPDLRLFVATLEQWIIRTLDGFNVRGERRDDRVGVWVRRPEKGFEAEDKIAAIGIRVRRWVTFHGISINVEPELDHFDGIVPCGVKGHGVTSLADLGRIVTMPEVDAILRREFEALFGETVR from the coding sequence ATGACCCTGCGCGACGATCTCACCGCTTCCCTCCTGCCCCGCGACGGCAGCCCGCCCGTCGAATGGGTGATCGAGGAAGCGCCCGTCGATTATCGCGACGCCGTCGCCGAAATGGAGGCGCGGGTCGCTGCGATCGCGGCCGGCACGGCGCGCGAACGCATCTGGCTGGTCGAGCATCCCCCACTCTATACGGCCGGCACCAGCGCGCATGACGAAGACCTGATCGCGCCGGACCGCTTTCCGGTGTTCCAGACGGGGCGCGGCGGGCAATACACCTATCACGGCCCCGGCCAGCGGGTGGCCTATGTGATGCTCGACCTTAACCGCAGGCGGCCAGACCTGCGCCTGTTCGTGGCGACGCTCGAGCAATGGATCATCCGCACGCTGGACGGCTTCAACGTGCGCGGCGAGCGCCGCGACGACCGCGTCGGCGTCTGGGTGCGCCGCCCCGAAAAGGGTTTCGAGGCCGAAGACAAGATCGCGGCGATCGGCATCCGGGTGCGGCGATGGGTGACGTTCCACGGCATCTCGATCAATGTCGAGCCGGAGCTCGACCATTTCGACGGGATCGTGCCCTGCGGCGTGAAGGGCCATGGCGTTACCAGCCTGGCGGATCTCGGGCGGATCGTGACCATGCCGGAAGTCGACGCCATCCTGCGCCGGGAGTTTGAGGCGCTGTTTGGCGAGACGGTTCGCTAG
- a CDS encoding acylphosphatase: protein MTVRTVHVMISGLVQGVGYRAWTEREANARRLSGWVRNRRGGEVEAVFTGDEADVAAMLFACHAGPRMARVSAVDVDERDSAEPVPFRVRPDA from the coding sequence ATGACGGTACGCACGGTCCATGTGATGATATCCGGGCTCGTACAGGGCGTCGGCTATCGAGCCTGGACCGAACGGGAGGCAAATGCCCGGCGGCTGTCCGGATGGGTCCGCAATCGGCGCGGAGGGGAGGTGGAGGCGGTCTTCACCGGCGACGAGGCCGATGTCGCCGCAATGCTCTTCGCCTGCCATGCCGGCCCGCGCATGGCCCGCGTCAGCGCGGTCGATGTCGACGAAAGAGATTCGGCCGAGCCTGTCCCCTTCCGGGTGCGCCCAGACGCCTGA
- a CDS encoding HAD hydrolase-like protein: MTAAKLTALVDLDGTLTDPYPGISASILYALEKLDRPAADELALRAAIGPPLEGSFAAMLDGDAILAKVALGHYRERFGTIGLYENTVFDGIPEALADLRDSGVQMFLASSKPRVFCERILDHFDLTRFFAVVHGSEFDGRHSDKSELIGHILSVEAIDPERCVMIGDRRYDIEGARSNGIKVAAVGWGYGTGEEFDLFPPDVIVPEVADLAPAVLRLLG, translated from the coding sequence ATGACCGCTGCCAAGCTTACCGCGCTCGTCGATCTCGACGGGACGCTGACGGATCCCTATCCCGGCATCAGCGCCTCCATCCTCTACGCGCTGGAGAAGCTCGATCGCCCGGCCGCCGACGAGTTGGCGTTGCGCGCCGCGATCGGCCCGCCGCTGGAAGGCAGCTTCGCCGCCATGCTGGACGGCGATGCGATTCTGGCGAAGGTGGCGCTCGGCCACTATCGCGAGCGGTTCGGCACGATCGGGCTCTACGAGAACACCGTGTTCGACGGCATTCCGGAGGCGCTTGCTGACCTGCGGGACTCGGGCGTGCAGATGTTCCTCGCCAGTTCCAAGCCGCGCGTGTTCTGCGAGCGGATCCTGGACCATTTCGACCTGACCCGATTCTTTGCCGTCGTGCATGGTTCCGAATTCGATGGCCGCCACAGCGACAAGAGCGAGTTGATTGGCCACATCCTTTCGGTTGAGGCGATCGATCCGGAGCGCTGTGTCATGATCGGGGATCGGCGCTACGATATCGAGGGGGCGCGGTCGAACGGGATCAAGGTTGCGGCAGTCGGCTGGGGCTACGGCACGGGGGAAGAGTTCGACCTTTTCCCGCCGGACGTGATCGTGCCTGAGGTTGCCGATCTCGCGCCGGCCGTGCTGCGGCTGCTCGGCTAA
- a CDS encoding ceramide glucosyltransferase, which produces MSIAILLAQIFCLLAALIHFGSIALVTLRGRAGRLDTANPHGQPPVSILRPVCGIEHAIDRTLGSGFGLDYPDYELIFCVASASDPAIPGIRRLMAANPAVPARLLIGDDRISINPKLNNLVKGWDAAKHEWIVMTDSNVLMPPNYIDRMLDRWDATTGLVCSPPLGSEPEGYGAEFECAYLNTYQARWQLAADALGQGFAQGKSMFLRRENLDRHGGIAALAADPAEDAAATKAIRANGQRVRLVRQPFAQPLGARALRAVWSRQLRWARLRRVTFPAFFCMEFLTGGLFPIAIATWLAFNDAIPGWIAPLLAVAWYGAEAFLAKNLDWHYSRRSPLAWVLRDLSLPVLWIAAVCGNGFEWRGNQMDVKKDSLLATEAD; this is translated from the coding sequence ATGAGCATCGCCATCCTCCTGGCCCAGATCTTCTGCCTGCTCGCCGCCCTCATCCATTTCGGCAGCATCGCGCTGGTGACCTTGCGCGGCCGCGCCGGTCGTCTCGACACGGCGAATCCCCACGGACAGCCGCCCGTCAGCATCCTGCGACCGGTCTGCGGCATCGAGCACGCGATCGACAGGACGCTCGGCTCCGGCTTCGGGCTCGATTATCCCGATTACGAACTGATCTTCTGCGTCGCCAGCGCCAGCGATCCGGCAATCCCCGGCATCCGCCGGCTGATGGCGGCGAACCCGGCGGTTCCCGCCCGCCTGCTGATTGGCGACGACCGCATCAGCATCAACCCGAAGCTCAATAATCTGGTGAAGGGCTGGGACGCGGCGAAGCATGAGTGGATCGTCATGACGGACAGCAATGTGCTGATGCCGCCGAACTATATCGATCGCATGCTCGATCGCTGGGACGCGACCACCGGGCTGGTCTGCTCGCCGCCGCTCGGCAGCGAACCGGAGGGCTACGGCGCCGAGTTCGAATGCGCCTATCTCAACACCTACCAGGCCCGCTGGCAGCTCGCGGCCGATGCGCTGGGCCAGGGCTTCGCGCAGGGCAAGTCGATGTTCCTGCGCCGCGAGAACCTGGATCGGCATGGCGGCATCGCGGCGCTTGCGGCCGATCCGGCCGAAGACGCCGCCGCCACCAAGGCGATCCGCGCCAACGGTCAGCGTGTCCGCCTCGTGCGCCAGCCCTTCGCCCAGCCGCTCGGCGCCCGCGCGCTGCGCGCCGTCTGGAGCCGCCAGTTGCGCTGGGCCCGGCTCAGAAGGGTCACCTTCCCAGCCTTCTTCTGCATGGAGTTCCTGACCGGAGGCCTTTTCCCGATCGCGATCGCGACCTGGCTCGCCTTCAACGACGCCATTCCGGGCTGGATCGCGCCGCTTTTGGCCGTCGCCTGGTACGGGGCCGAAGCCTTCCTGGCCAAGAACCTCGACTGGCACTATTCGCGCCGTTCACCGCTCGCCTGGGTGCTGCGCGATCTGTCGCTGCCGGTCCTCTGGATTGCCGCCGTCTGCGGCAACGGCTTCGAATGGCGCGGCAACCAGATGGACGTCAAGAAGGACAGCCTGCTCGCCACCGAGGCGGACTAA